ACGGGGAAGTCCCCCTCCTTGAAGCCGAACTCGGCGCGGTAGAAGGGCTGCAGGTGGATGGGGGTGAAGTACGGGCGGCACCCGATCCCCGCCTCCTGGAAGCGCCGCATCACGTGGTCGCGCACGGCGGACTGGCGCCCGGGGGTGGGCTCGTCCACGCCGACCCGGATCACATACACGAACCAGCTCATCCGCGTCACCTCGGGCGCCACATACGGCAGGTGCACCCCCGGCACCCTCGCGAGGCGCTCCGCATACATCGCCGCCACCCGCTCGCGCTTCGCGATGATCTCCTCGATGCGCGACATCTGCGCGACCCCGAGCGCGGCCGAAAGCTCGTCCATGCGGTAGTTGTAGCCGACGCGCTCGTGGGAGAGCCACACCCCGGCCTCCCCCCGTCCCTGGTTGCACATGCTCCG
The window above is part of the Bacillota bacterium genome. Proteins encoded here:
- a CDS encoding polysaccharide biosynthesis protein, producing MRVQPATGEPASVRVEIHGQLARLEVIREIADRHGLVVIEDSCESLGSEYKATKAGNGAFSHRAVFAFYPNKQITTGEGGMIVTDDDRIARLCRSMCNQGRGEAGVWLSHERVGYNYRMDELSAALGVAQMSRIEEIIAKRERVAAMYAERLARVPGVHLPYVAPEVTRMSWFVYVIRVGVDEPTPGRQSAVRDHVMRRFQEAGIGCRPYFTPIHLQPFYRAEFGFKEGDFPV